Proteins from a single region of Lampris incognitus isolate fLamInc1 unplaced genomic scaffold, fLamInc1.hap2 scaffold_176, whole genome shotgun sequence:
- the si:dkey-118j18.2 gene encoding uncharacterized protein si:dkey-118j18.2 isoform X2, whose translation MYIYISERSPHDEPLHSVTTGLLTDMELYWYIVVIVFIIIKIFFYVWWYRSRQRQLAAYLSNPRNAQIVIVGGRSYLNQMCERQSTSIWPSWYGVQEDTSIEEPSTSLPPAASFSHLDMPPPYEAVSGGDDLKPPPYSECAQHDTDAAHPSYRTPLLVSEGEDSISISEAPPPYTPCPPALANQIEEHPASHCQSHSENRPT comes from the exons atgtatatatatatatccgagCGGTCTCCTCACGATGAGCCCCTTCACTCAGTGACTACTGGCCTTCTCACAGACATGGAGTTGTACTGGTACAT AGTGGTCATCGTTTTCATCATCATCAAGATATTCTTCTATGTGTGGTGGTACCGGTCAAGGCAGAGACAGCTGGCAGCGTACCTGAGCAACCCACGCAATGCTCAGATCGTCATCGTTGGAGGAAGGTCCTACCTCAACCaaatgtgtgagagacagagt ACGTCCATCTGGCCGAGTTGGTATGGTGTCCAGGAGGACACATCGATAGAGGAGCCCTCCACATCCTTGCCGCcagcagcatccttctctcatcTGGACATGCCTCCACCTTATGAGGCAGTCTCTGGAG GAGATGATCTGAAGCCCCCTCCCTACAGCGAGTGTGCCCAGCATGACACCGACGCCGCTCACCCATCCTACCGCACCCCTCTCCTTGTTTCTGAGGGTGAAGACTCGATTAGCATCAGTGAAGCCCCACCCCCTTACACACCTTGCCCCCCCGCATTAGCCAATCAAATAGAGGAGCACCCCGCCAGCCACTGTCAATCACACTCAGAGAACAGACCTACTTAG
- the si:dkey-118j18.2 gene encoding uncharacterized protein si:dkey-118j18.2 isoform X3 translates to MTTGLLTDMELYWYIVVIVFIIIKIFFYVWWYRSRQRQLAAYLSNPRNAQIVIVGGRSYLNQMCERQSQTSIWPSWYGVQEDTSIEEPSTSLPPAASFSHLDMPPPYEAVSGGDDLKPPPYSECAQHDTDAAHPSYRTPLLVSEGEDSISISEAPPPYTPCPPALANQIEEHPASHCQSHSENRPT, encoded by the exons A TGACTACTGGCCTTCTCACAGACATGGAGTTGTACTGGTACAT AGTGGTCATCGTTTTCATCATCATCAAGATATTCTTCTATGTGTGGTGGTACCGGTCAAGGCAGAGACAGCTGGCAGCGTACCTGAGCAACCCACGCAATGCTCAGATCGTCATCGTTGGAGGAAGGTCCTACCTCAACCaaatgtgtgagagacagagt CAGACGTCCATCTGGCCGAGTTGGTATGGTGTCCAGGAGGACACATCGATAGAGGAGCCCTCCACATCCTTGCCGCcagcagcatccttctctcatcTGGACATGCCTCCACCTTATGAGGCAGTCTCTGGAG GAGATGATCTGAAGCCCCCTCCCTACAGCGAGTGTGCCCAGCATGACACCGACGCCGCTCACCCATCCTACCGCACCCCTCTCCTTGTTTCTGAGGGTGAAGACTCGATTAGCATCAGTGAAGCCCCACCCCCTTACACACCTTGCCCCCCCGCATTAGCCAATCAAATAGAGGAGCACCCCGCCAGCCACTGTCAATCACACTCAGAGAACAGACCTACTTAG
- the si:dkey-118j18.2 gene encoding uncharacterized protein si:dkey-118j18.2 isoform X1, translated as MYIYISERSPHDEPLHSVTTGLLTDMELYWYIVVIVFIIIKIFFYVWWYRSRQRQLAAYLSNPRNAQIVIVGGRSYLNQMCERQSQTSIWPSWYGVQEDTSIEEPSTSLPPAASFSHLDMPPPYEAVSGGDDLKPPPYSECAQHDTDAAHPSYRTPLLVSEGEDSISISEAPPPYTPCPPALANQIEEHPASHCQSHSENRPT; from the exons atgtatatatatatatccgagCGGTCTCCTCACGATGAGCCCCTTCACTCAGTGACTACTGGCCTTCTCACAGACATGGAGTTGTACTGGTACAT AGTGGTCATCGTTTTCATCATCATCAAGATATTCTTCTATGTGTGGTGGTACCGGTCAAGGCAGAGACAGCTGGCAGCGTACCTGAGCAACCCACGCAATGCTCAGATCGTCATCGTTGGAGGAAGGTCCTACCTCAACCaaatgtgtgagagacagagt CAGACGTCCATCTGGCCGAGTTGGTATGGTGTCCAGGAGGACACATCGATAGAGGAGCCCTCCACATCCTTGCCGCcagcagcatccttctctcatcTGGACATGCCTCCACCTTATGAGGCAGTCTCTGGAG GAGATGATCTGAAGCCCCCTCCCTACAGCGAGTGTGCCCAGCATGACACCGACGCCGCTCACCCATCCTACCGCACCCCTCTCCTTGTTTCTGAGGGTGAAGACTCGATTAGCATCAGTGAAGCCCCACCCCCTTACACACCTTGCCCCCCCGCATTAGCCAATCAAATAGAGGAGCACCCCGCCAGCCACTGTCAATCACACTCAGAGAACAGACCTACTTAG
- the timm21 gene encoding mitochondrial import inner membrane translocase subunit Tim21-like isoform X2 — protein sequence MIYPLVLKAVDRNVQHVAMQCAVHMCKRKRVGLLIHTPPRAVCASSGPSFRSTDGLTSVTAGLMHAQLRSISLETSCRNKSKPEERESGPAAVSRYQSGTPSTAQKGGLLYVVFQELFSSSSPNKVYGKAFNKVKSHPEVIGAFGEPIKCYGETTRRGRRQQVSHLEYLKEGLKHMRLKFYIEGSEPGLKGTVHSESKENPETGKYEFRYIFVDVDTYPRRTIIVEDNR from the exons ATGATTTATCCGCTGGTGCTGAAAGCTGTGGACCGAAACGTGCAGCACGTAGCGATGCAGTGCGCCGTGCACATGTGCAAACGCAAGCGGGTCGGTTTGCTCATCCACACGCCGCCGAGGGCTGTCTGTGCGTCATCCGGCCCCAGCTTCAGAAGTACTGACGGACTGACGTCTGTAACCGCCGGCCTCATGCATGCTCAGCTCCGGAGTATCTCACTCGAAACGAGCTGCAGGAATAAAAGCAAACCCGAGGAGAGAGAAAGCGGGCCGGCGGCAGTTTCTCGGTATCAGAGTGGGACACCTTCAACTGCTCAAAAGG GAGGTCTGCTATACGTGGTGTTCCAGGAGCTGTTCTCCTCGTCAAGTCCAAATAAAGTCTACGGGAAAGCTTTCAACAAAGTCAAGTCACATCCGGAG GTGATTGGTGCTTTTGGGGAGCCAATCAAATGTTATGGTGAGACCACCCGACGGGGAAGGAGGCAGCAAGTCAG TCATCTGGAGTACCTGAAGGAAGGACTGAAGCATATGAGACTGAAGTTTTACATCGAAGGTTCAGAGCCAGGCCTGAAAGGAACGGTCCATTCAGAGTCGAAAGAG aaTCCTGAGACTGGAAAGTATGAGTTTCGCTATATATTTGTGGATGTAGACACATACCCAAGACGCACCATCATTGTAGAGGATAACAGATAA
- the timm21 gene encoding mitochondrial import inner membrane translocase subunit Tim21-like isoform X1 translates to MIYPLVLKAVDRNVQHVAMQCAVHMCKRKRVGLLIHTPPRAVCASSGPSFRSTDGLTSVTAGLMHAQLRSISLETSCRNKSKPEERESGPAAVSRYQSGTPSTAQKVKEAGRDFTYLIVVLIGLGVTGGLLYVVFQELFSSSSPNKVYGKAFNKVKSHPEVIGAFGEPIKCYGETTRRGRRQQVSHLEYLKEGLKHMRLKFYIEGSEPGLKGTVHSESKENPETGKYEFRYIFVDVDTYPRRTIIVEDNR, encoded by the exons ATGATTTATCCGCTGGTGCTGAAAGCTGTGGACCGAAACGTGCAGCACGTAGCGATGCAGTGCGCCGTGCACATGTGCAAACGCAAGCGGGTCGGTTTGCTCATCCACACGCCGCCGAGGGCTGTCTGTGCGTCATCCGGCCCCAGCTTCAGAAGTACTGACGGACTGACGTCTGTAACCGCCGGCCTCATGCATGCTCAGCTCCGGAGTATCTCACTCGAAACGAGCTGCAGGAATAAAAGCAAACCCGAGGAGAGAGAAAGCGGGCCGGCGGCAGTTTCTCGGTATCAGAGTGGGACACCTTCAACTGCTCAAAAGG TGAAGGAGGCTGGGAGGGACTTCACCTACCTGATAGTTGTACTCATAGGGCTTGGAGTAACAG GAGGTCTGCTATACGTGGTGTTCCAGGAGCTGTTCTCCTCGTCAAGTCCAAATAAAGTCTACGGGAAAGCTTTCAACAAAGTCAAGTCACATCCGGAG GTGATTGGTGCTTTTGGGGAGCCAATCAAATGTTATGGTGAGACCACCCGACGGGGAAGGAGGCAGCAAGTCAG TCATCTGGAGTACCTGAAGGAAGGACTGAAGCATATGAGACTGAAGTTTTACATCGAAGGTTCAGAGCCAGGCCTGAAAGGAACGGTCCATTCAGAGTCGAAAGAG aaTCCTGAGACTGGAAAGTATGAGTTTCGCTATATATTTGTGGATGTAGACACATACCCAAGACGCACCATCATTGTAGAGGATAACAGATAA